In Shewanella sp. VB17, a single genomic region encodes these proteins:
- a CDS encoding GNAT family N-acetyltransferase: MGTQLTIRLLTEQDLPKFFDYLIEQLAESGQGEVPLFQPLSRDNPEVTVEMKRRFSQGIATDFGQTGWRKIWGALDQDEHLLGHIDLRGHGEAHTEHRALLGMGVHTRARRTGLGKRFIQVAQAWAMQEAALVWIDLWVLSNNKPAIGLYEATGFNKLGEIEDMFRIDAESHSFTRMAKNLRA, from the coding sequence ATGGGGACTCAATTAACGATACGTCTACTGACAGAGCAAGACTTACCGAAATTCTTTGATTATTTAATCGAGCAACTGGCTGAGAGTGGCCAGGGTGAGGTACCTTTATTTCAACCTTTATCCCGTGATAATCCCGAAGTGACAGTAGAGATGAAGCGCCGTTTTTCACAAGGGATAGCGACTGATTTTGGCCAAACTGGTTGGAGAAAAATATGGGGCGCATTAGATCAAGATGAGCATTTACTCGGTCATATTGATTTACGCGGCCATGGAGAGGCTCATACTGAGCACAGGGCGTTATTGGGGATGGGAGTTCATACCCGTGCTAGACGAACCGGTTTAGGTAAGCGATTTATTCAAGTGGCTCAAGCATGGGCTATGCAAGAAGCTGCGCTTGTTTGGATTGATCTCTGGGTGCTATCAAACAACAAACCAGCGATTGGTCTTTATGAAGCAACTGGATTTAATAAGCTGGGTGAAATAGAAGACATGTTCAGGATTGACGCTGAGTCACACTCTTTTACGCGCATGGCTAAAAACCTTAGGGCTTAA
- a CDS encoding valine--tRNA ligase, translating to MEKTYNPQSIEQSLYANWEEQGYFKPHGDESKGNYCIMIPPPNVTGSLHMGHAFQDTIMDTLTRYQRMKGKNTLWQVGTDHAGIATQMLVERKVAAEEGKTRHDLGREGFIDRIWDWKNESGGTITKQLRRLGASVDWDRERFTMDDGMSEAVQEVFVRLYEDDLIYRGKRLVNWDPALHTAISDLEVESKEKQGSMWHFRYPLANGALTADGKDYLEIATTRPETMLGDSAVAVHPDDERYASLIGQFIILPIVNRLIPIVADDYVDMAFGTGCVKITPAHDFNDYEVGKRHALPMYNILTFDAAIRSSAEVVNTDGTSNTDLDNSIPERYAGLDRFKARTAIIAELDTLGLLGKIDPHGLKVPHGDRSGVVIEPLLTDQWYVSVAPMAKTAMEAVDNGDIKFVPQQYENMYNSWMRDIQDWCISRQLWWGHRIPAWYDEAGKVYVGRDEAEVRAKHSLESSVILRQDNDVLDTWFSSALWTFSTLGWPKDTADFKTFHPTDVLVTGFDIIFFWVARMIMMTMHFIKDENGKPQVPFKTVYVTGLIRDEVGNKMSKSKGNVLDPLDMIDGISLESLVTKRTGNMMQPKLAAKIEKSTRKEFSEGIEAHGTDALRFTLASMASTGRDISWDMKRLDGYRSFCNKIWNASRYVLMNTETQNDAEESDKAGEPLDCGQILVNGKAGEMELSIADRWIIGLFNETVKAFDEHMENYRFDLAANTIYEFTWNQFCDWYLELTKPVMQSGTEAQLRGTRHTLVTVLEKMQRLMHPMMPYLTETIWLRVKPLAGVSGDSLMLASFPQYQADSVDTQAMEDLEWVKQVIVAVRNIRAELNIAPSKPLNALLRGVSEQDRARLEANQTFFTTLAKLETITIMSQDDVAPMSTTQLIGDMELLIPMAGLIDVAKEVARIDKLLEKAANEFARIEGKLSNQGFVAKAPAAVIDKERAKQAEYQRDMDKLTEQKNELAKLEA from the coding sequence ATGGAAAAAACATACAACCCGCAATCTATTGAACAATCCCTTTATGCCAACTGGGAAGAGCAAGGTTATTTCAAGCCACATGGCGATGAGTCTAAAGGCAACTATTGCATTATGATCCCGCCACCGAATGTGACCGGCAGTCTGCACATGGGCCATGCTTTTCAAGATACCATTATGGATACCTTAACGCGTTATCAGCGCATGAAGGGCAAAAACACCCTATGGCAGGTCGGTACCGATCATGCGGGTATTGCGACTCAAATGTTGGTTGAGCGCAAAGTCGCTGCCGAAGAAGGCAAAACACGCCACGATCTTGGCCGTGAAGGATTTATCGACCGTATTTGGGATTGGAAAAATGAATCTGGTGGCACCATCACCAAACAGCTGCGCCGCCTTGGCGCCTCTGTAGATTGGGATCGCGAACGTTTCACCATGGACGATGGCATGTCTGAAGCGGTACAAGAGGTGTTTGTTCGCTTATACGAAGACGATCTTATCTACCGCGGCAAGCGCTTAGTGAACTGGGATCCTGCTCTGCACACGGCGATATCCGATCTCGAAGTTGAGAGCAAAGAGAAACAAGGCAGTATGTGGCATTTTCGCTACCCGCTCGCTAATGGCGCATTAACCGCCGACGGTAAAGATTACCTAGAAATTGCCACCACTCGTCCTGAAACCATGTTAGGTGACAGTGCCGTTGCTGTGCATCCGGATGACGAGCGTTATGCATCGTTAATCGGTCAGTTTATTATACTGCCCATCGTTAACCGCCTTATTCCCATCGTTGCCGACGATTATGTCGACATGGCGTTCGGCACAGGTTGTGTAAAAATAACCCCAGCCCATGACTTTAACGATTATGAAGTCGGTAAACGCCATGCATTACCGATGTACAATATTTTGACCTTCGATGCAGCGATACGTTCGTCAGCTGAAGTGGTTAACACTGACGGCACCAGTAACACAGATTTAGATAACTCGATACCTGAACGTTATGCAGGCCTCGATCGCTTCAAAGCTCGAACGGCGATTATTGCAGAACTAGACACCCTTGGTCTGCTGGGAAAAATTGACCCACACGGATTGAAAGTGCCTCATGGCGACCGCTCAGGGGTGGTGATTGAGCCTCTTTTAACCGATCAATGGTATGTCTCAGTGGCGCCGATGGCAAAAACGGCCATGGAAGCGGTTGATAACGGTGATATCAAGTTTGTCCCTCAGCAGTACGAAAATATGTACAACTCTTGGATGCGTGACATTCAAGACTGGTGTATCTCACGTCAACTGTGGTGGGGACATCGTATTCCAGCTTGGTATGACGAAGCGGGTAAAGTCTATGTCGGCCGTGATGAGGCTGAGGTGCGCGCTAAACACAGCCTAGAAAGTAGCGTTATTTTACGCCAGGATAACGATGTGCTTGATACTTGGTTTAGCTCTGCGTTGTGGACTTTTTCGACACTAGGTTGGCCAAAAGACACCGCTGACTTTAAAACCTTTCACCCAACAGATGTGTTGGTCACCGGCTTTGATATCATCTTCTTCTGGGTTGCTCGCATGATCATGATGACCATGCATTTCATCAAAGATGAAAACGGCAAACCCCAAGTGCCCTTTAAAACCGTGTATGTCACCGGTCTTATCCGTGATGAAGTCGGTAATAAAATGTCTAAGTCTAAAGGCAACGTACTCGATCCATTAGACATGATTGATGGTATTAGTCTTGAGTCTTTAGTGACCAAGCGTACCGGCAACATGATGCAGCCAAAGCTTGCCGCAAAAATTGAGAAAAGTACCCGTAAAGAATTCAGTGAAGGCATTGAAGCTCATGGTACTGATGCACTGCGTTTCACTCTGGCCTCAATGGCGTCAACCGGCCGTGATATTAGCTGGGACATGAAACGCCTGGACGGCTACCGCAGTTTTTGTAACAAGATTTGGAACGCATCACGTTACGTGCTGATGAACACCGAAACACAAAACGACGCTGAAGAAAGCGATAAAGCGGGTGAGCCACTCGATTGCGGTCAAATATTGGTTAACGGCAAAGCCGGAGAAATGGAACTGTCAATTGCCGATCGCTGGATCATCGGTTTGTTCAATGAAACGGTTAAGGCCTTTGATGAACACATGGAAAACTACCGTTTCGATTTAGCGGCCAATACCATTTATGAATTCACTTGGAACCAGTTCTGTGATTGGTACTTAGAGCTGACCAAACCTGTGATGCAAAGCGGCACTGAAGCCCAGCTTCGCGGTACTCGTCACACCTTAGTGACGGTACTTGAGAAGATGCAGCGCTTAATGCACCCTATGATGCCTTACCTGACAGAGACTATCTGGCTGCGGGTTAAACCACTGGCTGGCGTCAGTGGCGATAGCTTAATGCTGGCAAGTTTCCCACAATATCAAGCTGATAGTGTGGATACACAGGCAATGGAAGATCTTGAATGGGTTAAGCAAGTCATTGTTGCGGTACGTAACATTCGCGCCGAGCTTAACATCGCCCCCTCTAAGCCGCTTAATGCCTTGCTACGCGGTGTGAGCGAGCAAGACCGTGCACGTCTTGAAGCAAACCAAACCTTCTTCACTACATTGGCCAAACTTGAGACGATCACCATTATGTCACAGGACGATGTGGCCCCGATGTCGACCACACAATTGATTGGCGATATGGAGCTATTGATCCCAATGGCAGGCCTTATCGATGTGGCTAAAGAAGTGGCCCGTATCGACAAGTTACTTGAAAAAGCGGCCAATGAATTTGCCCGTATCGAAGGTAAATTGTCTAATCAAGGCTTTGTGGCTAAAGCGCCTGCTGCCGTGATTGACAAAGAGCGCGCTAAGCAAGCCGAATATCAGCGCGATATGGACAAGCTCACTGAGCAGAAAAATGAGCTAGCTAAGCTAGAAGCTTAA
- a CDS encoding DNA polymerase III subunit chi, with protein sequence MPNALFYVMPAKACSPAESIEHVHQFACELAQQAFIAQQLVYIHSQDKAQAYDVDELLWKFEPQSFVPHNLKGEGPSTGAPVEIGFDNLGPNKNRHLLINLADQVPSFAVNFGQIIDFVANDAGQKAIARERYRQYRSLGVVLQTQDASQ encoded by the coding sequence ATGCCCAACGCCCTGTTTTACGTGATGCCAGCAAAAGCCTGTAGCCCCGCAGAGTCCATTGAACACGTGCACCAATTTGCCTGTGAACTTGCTCAGCAGGCTTTTATCGCGCAGCAACTGGTGTATATTCATAGCCAAGATAAAGCACAAGCCTATGATGTAGATGAGCTTTTATGGAAATTTGAGCCGCAATCTTTTGTGCCACACAATCTAAAAGGTGAAGGGCCAAGCACGGGTGCGCCGGTGGAAATAGGCTTTGATAACCTAGGCCCAAATAAAAATCGTCATCTTCTGATTAATCTTGCAGACCAAGTGCCCTCTTTTGCGGTAAACTTTGGTCAAATTATCGATTTCGTTGCCAATGATGCTGGACAAAAAGCGATCGCCCGCGAACGCTACCGCCAATATCGAAGTTTGGGTGTGGTATTACAGACCCAAGATGCAAGTCAATAA
- a CDS encoding transposase: MPRPRSTQISLEDTLYYHCCSRTVRRAFIAGVDDYSGKSYEHRRGWIEAQILNLADIFAIDVAAYAVMSNHLHVVLRIDIESANSWSDREVVERWHHCFNGSELSQIFVKGEVIEEHQVAKLRHLVATYRSRLCDISWFMRCLNEPIARKANQEDNCTGHFWEGRFKSQALLDEAAVLACMAYVELNPIRAEMADTPEQSDHTSIQLRIKSALSGNQPDELLPFIGNERLHESKGINFVLKDYLELVDETGRMMRNDKRGSISINSAKILSRLNISTDNGIKLTSDFGKLFHGPVGTLQELTSYCEHLEKRRRHFSQCCQYF; the protein is encoded by the coding sequence ATGCCTCGTCCCAGAAGTACTCAAATCAGTCTTGAAGACACATTATATTACCATTGCTGTAGTAGAACAGTTCGGCGCGCTTTTATAGCGGGAGTTGATGATTATTCAGGTAAGTCTTATGAGCATCGGCGAGGGTGGATAGAAGCGCAGATACTTAATCTGGCAGATATCTTCGCTATAGATGTTGCAGCCTATGCGGTGATGAGTAACCACTTACATGTGGTGCTGCGAATTGATATTGAATCGGCTAATAGCTGGAGTGATAGAGAGGTTGTAGAGCGATGGCATCATTGTTTTAATGGGTCTGAATTGAGCCAAATTTTTGTTAAGGGTGAGGTGATAGAAGAGCATCAAGTCGCTAAGTTAAGACACCTAGTGGCGACTTATCGCTCACGATTGTGTGATATTAGCTGGTTTATGAGGTGTCTTAATGAGCCTATCGCGAGAAAAGCGAATCAAGAGGATAATTGTACAGGGCATTTCTGGGAAGGTAGATTTAAGAGCCAAGCGTTACTCGATGAAGCGGCAGTGTTGGCCTGTATGGCCTATGTAGAACTCAATCCTATCCGCGCAGAAATGGCTGATACGCCGGAGCAGTCAGACCACACGAGTATTCAGCTTAGAATAAAGTCAGCTTTAAGTGGCAATCAGCCTGACGAGCTACTGCCATTTATTGGTAATGAGCGGCTTCATGAGTCCAAAGGAATAAACTTTGTACTGAAGGACTACCTAGAGTTGGTTGATGAAACAGGCAGAATGATGCGTAATGACAAGCGAGGTAGTATTTCAATCAATTCAGCAAAGATACTGAGCAGGTTGAATATTTCAACAGATAATGGGATTAAACTGACTTCTGATTTTGGTAAGCTTTTTCATGGTCCAGTAGGGACATTACAAGAACTGACGAGTTATTGTGAACATTTAGAGAAACGGCGGCGGCATTTTTCTCAGTGTTGTCAGTATTTTTAA
- a CDS encoding sodium:alanine symporter family protein — MEGITEFVSMINGFVWGVPMLVMILGVGLFLSVGLKLMPILKLGTGFKLLWSGRIPDKDKSMKGDISPFNALMTSLSATIGTGNIAGVATAIFIGGPGALFWMWCTALVGMATKFAEAVLAVKYREVDANGNHVGGPMYYIKNGLGAKWAWLGTAFALFGSFAGFGIGNTVQSNSVADALSSNFGVPTWVTGLVLMVLVGAVLVGGIKRIADVAGKLVPLMTLFYIAAGLAVLVVNAAAIPDAIVLIVHSAFNPIAAQGGFAGAAVWAAIRFGVARGVFSNEAGLGSAPIAHAAAQTNNPVAQGLVAMLGTFIDTLIVCTITGLAIIVSGAWTSGENGAALTSLAFSTALPMGNYIVAIALSVFAFTTILGWSVYSEKCIQYLFGVKAVKPFRLLWILVVPLGAISSLDFIWLLADTLNAMMAIPNLIALALLSPVVFTLTREYFAKKSENEAKING, encoded by the coding sequence ATGGAAGGAATCACTGAGTTTGTCAGTATGATCAATGGCTTTGTATGGGGAGTTCCCATGTTGGTCATGATTTTAGGTGTAGGCTTGTTTCTCTCGGTGGGTTTGAAGCTGATGCCTATTTTAAAATTAGGGACAGGATTTAAATTACTTTGGTCTGGTCGGATCCCAGATAAAGATAAGAGTATGAAAGGGGATATTAGCCCTTTTAATGCATTAATGACTTCGTTATCGGCGACCATAGGTACGGGGAATATTGCGGGTGTTGCGACCGCTATTTTTATTGGTGGTCCAGGGGCACTCTTTTGGATGTGGTGTACCGCACTCGTTGGGATGGCCACTAAGTTTGCTGAGGCTGTATTGGCCGTTAAATACCGTGAAGTTGATGCAAATGGTAACCATGTAGGTGGCCCTATGTATTACATTAAAAATGGTTTAGGCGCTAAATGGGCGTGGTTAGGCACAGCATTTGCTTTGTTTGGTTCATTTGCAGGCTTTGGGATTGGTAATACGGTTCAGTCAAATTCAGTGGCGGATGCACTAAGCAGTAACTTCGGTGTACCGACTTGGGTAACGGGTTTAGTGCTTATGGTATTGGTTGGCGCTGTGCTGGTCGGAGGGATTAAGCGTATCGCTGATGTGGCGGGTAAATTGGTTCCCTTGATGACCTTATTTTATATTGCCGCAGGTTTGGCGGTATTAGTGGTTAATGCTGCTGCTATTCCTGACGCGATTGTGCTTATTGTCCACAGTGCTTTTAATCCCATTGCAGCTCAAGGTGGTTTTGCTGGTGCTGCAGTGTGGGCAGCAATTCGTTTTGGTGTTGCTCGTGGTGTATTCTCAAATGAAGCAGGACTGGGTAGTGCGCCAATTGCTCATGCTGCAGCGCAAACCAATAACCCTGTCGCTCAAGGATTAGTGGCGATGCTGGGGACTTTCATCGACACACTCATCGTTTGTACTATCACAGGTTTGGCGATTATTGTTTCTGGAGCATGGACGTCAGGTGAAAACGGGGCTGCGTTAACGTCTCTGGCATTTTCAACGGCCTTGCCTATGGGTAACTATATTGTGGCCATCGCGCTGTCTGTGTTTGCTTTTACGACGATTTTGGGCTGGAGTGTTTACAGTGAGAAGTGCATACAGTATTTATTTGGTGTGAAAGCGGTGAAGCCGTTTAGGTTACTATGGATTTTGGTTGTGCCATTAGGGGCGATTAGTTCACTGGATTTCATCTGGTTACTGGCCGATACCCTCAATGCAATGATGGCGATCCCTAACTTGATAGCATTGGCTTTATTGAGTCCTGTGGTATTTACCCTAACTCGTGAATACTTTGCTAAAAAAAGTGAAAATGAAGCTAAAATCAATGGCTAG
- a CDS encoding ABC transporter permease, whose protein sequence is MILNSLRRIKAITVKEIRQLKRDRITFGMVVMIPLIQLLLFGYAINTDVRNVPVAIVDQSDSAVGRWIVEAIKVTQVVSVESYYTTSTAAIAAITRGEIRAALILPPNLTEKLANGEILGQWIVDGSDTMIAGAMKQLRNMPLDEITGINTQKPSNFEVALFYNPEQRSAVNIVPGLIAVILTMTMILFTSAAIVREREKGNLELLITTPIKPLELMLGKILPYIIVGLIQMVIILSLGHLIFDVPINGDITQLLIGTLLFIAASLTLGLIISTIARTQLQAMQMTIFIILPTILLSGFMFPFEAMPKPAQWIAEILPATHFMRIIRAVVLRGGELTDMPFDTLWLIGFTVIGIIIASLRFNKRLD, encoded by the coding sequence TTGATACTAAACAGCCTACGACGCATTAAAGCCATTACAGTCAAAGAGATCCGGCAATTAAAACGGGATCGTATTACTTTTGGCATGGTCGTCATGATCCCACTAATACAACTACTTTTATTTGGCTATGCCATTAATACTGATGTGCGCAACGTGCCTGTTGCCATTGTCGATCAAAGTGATTCTGCAGTAGGAAGGTGGATTGTCGAAGCCATAAAAGTGACTCAGGTCGTCTCAGTAGAATCTTATTATACAACAAGCACCGCAGCGATCGCAGCGATCACGCGAGGTGAAATAAGAGCCGCACTTATTTTACCCCCCAATCTCACCGAGAAACTGGCCAACGGTGAGATATTAGGCCAATGGATCGTTGATGGCTCAGATACCATGATAGCCGGGGCTATGAAGCAACTGCGCAATATGCCATTAGATGAAATAACGGGTATCAATACACAAAAGCCATCTAACTTCGAAGTCGCCCTCTTTTATAATCCAGAACAAAGATCTGCCGTCAATATTGTCCCTGGACTCATTGCAGTTATCTTAACCATGACCATGATCTTGTTCACCTCAGCCGCCATCGTCCGCGAACGAGAAAAGGGCAACTTAGAGCTACTCATCACTACCCCAATCAAGCCATTAGAATTGATGCTAGGCAAAATTCTCCCCTATATTATCGTGGGCTTAATTCAGATGGTGATTATTCTGAGCTTAGGGCATTTGATATTCGATGTTCCTATTAATGGTGATATTACACAGCTTCTTATTGGTACCTTACTTTTTATCGCCGCCAGCTTAACCTTAGGTCTTATCATTTCAACCATAGCCCGTACTCAACTACAAGCCATGCAGATGACCATCTTTATTATACTTCCCACCATCTTACTATCAGGATTCATGTTTCCCTTCGAGGCCATGCCTAAACCCGCACAGTGGATAGCTGAAATATTACCTGCGACTCACTTTATGCGGATCATACGTGCTGTGGTACTCAGAGGGGGTGAACTGACTGACATGCCCTTTGATACCTTATGGTTAATAGGATTTACTGTCATCGGGATCATCATTGCATCTTTACGTTTTAATAAACGGCTCGATTAA
- a CDS encoding ABC transporter ATP-binding protein — protein MSKMDPKNELAIDAKGLSKKFGLLAAVSDLNLQVPKGHIYGFLGPNGCGKSTSIRMLTGLLTPSAGTINVLGMSIPKEAETLRLRIGYMTQKFSLYDDLTVKENLEFIAQIYCLSINDSRRKIAQLLSTYNLLKQQRQFAGTLSGGQKQRLSLACACLNDPELLFLDEPTSAVDPQNRRDFWEQLFDLSESGTSILVTTHYMDEAERCHGLAIMEQGFIRADGSPKELMQQMGANVLEVTHSNLRQLKNSLIAFNEIKSAAQLGARLRVLIDNKITEPDIWLRQTLPELKDAQIRLTPPNLEDVFVTVTGQQTSTLAQPRGV, from the coding sequence ATGAGTAAAATGGACCCAAAAAATGAGTTAGCCATCGATGCCAAGGGACTCAGCAAAAAATTTGGGCTGCTGGCGGCGGTATCCGACTTAAATTTACAAGTCCCTAAAGGTCACATTTATGGCTTTCTTGGCCCTAATGGCTGTGGCAAGTCCACCAGTATTCGTATGTTAACCGGCTTACTCACTCCCAGTGCTGGTACCATTAATGTATTAGGTATGTCTATTCCTAAGGAGGCTGAGACACTGCGATTACGCATCGGCTATATGACACAGAAATTTTCTCTCTATGACGATCTTACCGTTAAAGAAAACCTCGAATTCATTGCCCAAATATACTGCCTCAGCATCAATGACAGCCGAAGAAAGATAGCACAATTACTTAGTACTTATAACCTACTTAAACAACAGCGACAGTTTGCTGGTACCTTAAGCGGCGGTCAAAAACAGCGGCTTTCTCTGGCCTGTGCTTGCCTTAATGATCCTGAGCTCCTGTTTCTCGATGAACCCACCTCTGCGGTGGATCCGCAAAATAGACGTGATTTTTGGGAGCAACTTTTCGATCTATCAGAATCAGGCACCAGCATCTTAGTTACCACCCATTATATGGATGAAGCTGAGCGCTGCCATGGACTGGCAATTATGGAGCAAGGCTTTATTCGCGCCGATGGTAGTCCCAAAGAGCTAATGCAACAAATGGGCGCTAATGTCCTTGAAGTCACTCACTCCAACTTAAGACAACTTAAAAATAGCCTTATCGCTTTTAATGAGATCAAATCTGCTGCACAGCTGGGAGCCCGTCTACGAGTATTGATTGATAACAAGATAACAGAGCCCGATATATGGCTAAGACAAACACTGCCTGAGCTTAAGGATGCACAGATAAGGCTAACGCCACCTAACCTAGAAGATGTGTTTGTCACCGTCACAGGACAACAAACCTCAACACTAGCACAACCTAGGGGAGTTTAA
- a CDS encoding HlyD family secretion protein — protein MKPLLFIFFIMGLSGCQDEVTHQALGTLERDRVLLRATASEIIIALPQKEGNKVVKGQLLVQFDPRKQRTKVAIAQAEVSKAQYYLLRLTNGERPEDIASAQANVARTQAALIEAKQSYQRSSSLLKKNLTSQATQDTAKANKDKAQAELNVAKENLAKLIAGVRVEDINQAKAAMDASIANLSLEQQTLDELSVIATRSGRLDSLPFNLGERVPAGAVIVAIQADNAPYARVYIPEPYMAKLTIGQQMKVRIDGIETVFTGTLRRLSKEPAFTPYYALNQQDRSRLVFLAEIDLGSDADTLPTGIPSQVDLPL, from the coding sequence ATGAAACCGTTATTATTCATTTTTTTCATCATGGGCTTAAGCGGTTGTCAAGATGAAGTGACACATCAAGCACTGGGAACCTTAGAGCGTGATCGGGTACTGCTTAGAGCCACCGCCAGCGAGATCATCATTGCCCTGCCTCAAAAAGAAGGCAATAAAGTGGTAAAAGGGCAATTATTAGTGCAATTTGATCCTCGCAAACAACGAACAAAAGTCGCCATCGCTCAGGCTGAAGTGAGCAAGGCTCAATACTACTTACTAAGGCTAACCAACGGTGAAAGACCCGAAGATATCGCCAGTGCACAAGCTAATGTCGCCCGCACTCAAGCAGCCTTAATCGAAGCAAAGCAAAGTTATCAACGTAGTTCAAGCCTACTCAAAAAAAATCTCACTAGTCAAGCAACTCAAGACACAGCCAAAGCCAATAAAGATAAAGCTCAGGCTGAACTGAATGTCGCCAAAGAAAATCTCGCAAAGCTTATTGCCGGCGTACGTGTCGAAGATATCAATCAAGCCAAAGCCGCAATGGATGCCAGTATCGCGAACTTATCTTTGGAGCAACAGACTTTAGATGAGTTAAGTGTCATTGCCACACGAAGCGGGCGGCTCGACAGCTTACCTTTTAACCTTGGAGAAAGGGTTCCTGCCGGTGCTGTTATTGTCGCTATTCAAGCCGATAACGCCCCTTATGCTAGAGTCTACATTCCCGAACCCTATATGGCTAAACTCACCATAGGTCAGCAAATGAAAGTCCGAATCGACGGTATCGAGACCGTTTTTACTGGTACTTTACGCCGACTCAGTAAAGAACCTGCATTTACCCCATACTACGCTTTAAATCAGCAGGATAGATCTCGTCTTGTGTTCCTTGCTGAAATCGATTTGGGCAGTGATGCTGATACATTACCAACGGGGATCCCTTCACAAGTGGATTTGCCCTTATGA
- a CDS encoding FGGY-family carbohydrate kinase gives MTAQENNLDGSLNEQIAETKTETDWILTIDNGTQSVRALIFDLNGQLIAKSQIKLIPYESPESGWCEQSGDYYWKNVCDACQGLWQQGIDKQRIKGMSVTTQRGTMLPLDKFGKPLYPAILWLDQRKAEPLPRLGGIWDPLFNLLGLSETIANFRRRAQPNWLYIERRDLWDQTYKFAFLSGFFHHRLTGEWADSTGSQVGYLPFDYKNHRWASKWDWKWRALNVRPDQLLNLVKPGDKIGEITPKASVETGIPQGLRVIAAAADKACEVLGSGGQSADVGCLSFGTTATINVTMKRYTEAVRFLPAYPSAITGAFCSEVMLYRGFWMVSWFKEQFAHIEQEQAEKLDVETEALFDELVNSVPAGSMGLMLQPYWGAGVKQPGPEAKGAVIGFGDLHTRAHLYRAILEGLAFGLKEGLEAIEKKGGVKVRELRVSGGGAQSDAAMQIAADIFGLPTVRAHTIETSGLGAAIVTAVGLGFHSDFEAGIKAMVQQGKHFNPNRDHHLMYQRLYREVYLNIYQKLQPLYSKIRDITGYPE, from the coding sequence ATGACAGCTCAAGAAAATAACTTAGATGGCAGTCTAAATGAGCAGATTGCTGAAACTAAGACGGAGACGGATTGGATTTTAACGATCGACAATGGTACCCAAAGTGTCCGAGCCTTGATTTTCGATCTGAATGGTCAATTGATTGCTAAATCACAGATAAAGCTTATCCCTTATGAATCACCTGAATCTGGTTGGTGTGAGCAAAGCGGCGACTATTACTGGAAAAATGTGTGTGATGCCTGTCAAGGACTTTGGCAACAAGGAATAGATAAACAGCGGATTAAAGGAATGTCAGTGACCACACAGCGTGGCACCATGTTGCCTTTAGATAAGTTTGGAAAGCCCTTATATCCAGCAATTCTTTGGTTAGATCAACGTAAAGCTGAACCGTTGCCGCGTTTGGGCGGGATCTGGGATCCCTTATTTAATCTGCTGGGCTTGAGTGAAACCATAGCGAACTTTCGACGTCGTGCACAGCCAAACTGGCTCTATATTGAAAGACGGGATCTGTGGGATCAAACATATAAGTTTGCTTTTTTATCTGGTTTTTTTCATCACAGGTTAACTGGTGAGTGGGCGGACTCGACAGGATCTCAGGTGGGATATTTACCCTTCGATTATAAGAATCATAGATGGGCATCGAAGTGGGATTGGAAATGGCGAGCACTGAATGTAAGACCTGATCAATTGCTGAATTTAGTTAAGCCTGGAGATAAAATAGGTGAAATAACCCCAAAGGCGAGTGTAGAGACTGGGATCCCTCAAGGATTACGGGTGATCGCAGCAGCGGCAGATAAAGCCTGTGAAGTACTGGGCTCTGGCGGCCAAAGTGCCGATGTGGGATGTTTAAGTTTTGGTACCACGGCCACGATTAACGTCACCATGAAACGTTATACCGAAGCGGTACGTTTTCTTCCTGCTTATCCATCGGCCATCACAGGTGCATTTTGCAGTGAAGTGATGCTTTACCGTGGTTTTTGGATGGTGAGCTGGTTTAAGGAGCAGTTTGCTCATATAGAGCAAGAACAAGCAGAGAAATTGGATGTTGAAACGGAAGCTTTGTTTGATGAATTGGTCAATAGTGTGCCAGCAGGATCGATGGGATTGATGTTGCAACCTTATTGGGGAGCCGGAGTGAAGCAACCTGGACCTGAGGCTAAAGGGGCTGTGATAGGTTTTGGTGATCTGCATACTCGGGCACATTTGTATCGTGCGATCCTCGAAGGATTAGCATTTGGCCTTAAAGAGGGGCTGGAAGCGATAGAGAAAAAAGGCGGTGTTAAGGTCAGGGAATTAAGAGTGTCTGGTGGTGGTGCGCAAAGTGATGCTGCGATGCAGATAGCAGCGGATATTTTTGGTTTGCCTACGGTTAGGGCCCACACTATAGAAACATCCGGACTTGGTGCCGCTATTGTCACAGCCGTTGGTTTAGGTTTCCACTCCGATTTTGAGGCTGGTATTAAGGCCATGGTGCAACAAGGTAAACATTTTAATCCTAATCGAGATCACCACCTCATGTATCAAAGGCTTTATCGGGAGGTGTATCTTAATATCTATCAAAAGCTACAGCCATTATATAGCAAAATAAGGGACATTACGGGTTACCCAGAATAA